The following are encoded in a window of Verrucomicrobiia bacterium genomic DNA:
- the ptsP gene encoding phosphoenolpyruvate--protein phosphotransferase: MAGLAKTGEKVLRGIPASGGVCRGKVLVLGSREQKVARLEMTEADVPGQVARFEQALVQSRQQLLELQEQIRARVGAKDADIFTAHLLILEDPLLVDEVMRLITEEKVNAEYALQCAIDKYVNALEQIQDELLRERTADLRDVGDRILNNLLGCVDEHQLKLLTEPSIVISHDLTPSTTALLDKTKILGFATDVGSRTSHTAILARSLQIPAVVALKTVSQELATGQQVLLDGYNGLLIINPSDQTLFEYGHLVRRQVTLQEKLRAIRDQPAVTLDGHRVLLSANIEQPADVEAVKASGAEGVGLFRTEFIYLNRESAPDEEEQYQAYLSVAEALHPAPVIIRTLDLGGDKFLTHVNVGPETSSFYGWRAIRFCLHRRDIFRTQIRAILRASVRGNVKLMYPMVSMTREIEEANTLVAECKAELRAEGRAFDDSMEIGAMIEVPSAVLVADALARRVKFFSIGTNDLIQYTLAVDRMNEHVAHLYQPTHPAILKLIRETVEAAHRQGIWVGVCGEMAGDPVLVPLLLGLGVDELSAAPSAAAQIKFLIRRLKMSEARELVEFALQSEDAGEIQERSRQLARNAAPSLFETEL; the protein is encoded by the coding sequence ATGGCTGGTTTGGCAAAGACAGGCGAAAAAGTGTTGCGGGGCATTCCTGCTTCGGGGGGGGTATGCAGGGGCAAGGTGCTGGTGCTGGGCAGTCGTGAGCAGAAGGTGGCGCGCCTGGAGATGACGGAGGCGGACGTGCCGGGCCAGGTGGCGCGCTTCGAGCAGGCGCTGGTGCAATCCCGTCAACAACTCCTGGAGTTGCAGGAGCAAATTCGCGCCCGGGTGGGGGCCAAGGATGCGGACATTTTCACCGCGCATTTGTTGATCCTGGAGGACCCGTTACTGGTGGACGAGGTCATGAGACTGATCACGGAAGAAAAAGTCAACGCCGAATATGCCCTGCAATGCGCCATCGATAAATACGTCAATGCGTTGGAGCAGATACAGGATGAACTGTTGCGGGAGCGGACGGCCGATTTGCGGGACGTCGGGGATCGAATTTTGAACAATCTGTTGGGCTGTGTGGACGAGCACCAGCTCAAACTGCTCACCGAGCCGAGCATAGTCATCAGCCATGATTTGACGCCATCCACGACGGCGCTGCTGGACAAGACCAAGATATTGGGATTTGCCACCGACGTGGGCAGCCGCACGTCACATACGGCAATTCTGGCCCGCAGCCTGCAGATTCCGGCGGTGGTGGCGTTGAAGACGGTGAGCCAGGAGCTGGCCACGGGGCAGCAGGTGCTGTTGGACGGCTACAACGGCCTGCTGATCATCAATCCTTCAGACCAGACGTTGTTTGAATATGGTCACCTGGTGCGGCGGCAGGTGACGCTGCAGGAGAAGCTGCGGGCCATACGGGATCAGCCGGCGGTGACGTTGGATGGGCATCGGGTGCTGTTGTCGGCCAATATCGAGCAACCTGCGGATGTGGAGGCGGTGAAAGCGAGCGGGGCGGAGGGAGTGGGACTGTTTCGCACCGAGTTCATCTATCTCAATCGTGAATCCGCGCCGGACGAGGAGGAGCAATATCAGGCCTATTTGTCGGTGGCCGAGGCGTTGCATCCGGCGCCGGTCATCATCCGGACGCTGGATTTGGGGGGGGATAAATTTTTGACGCATGTCAATGTGGGGCCGGAGACCAGCAGCTTTTATGGGTGGCGGGCAATCCGTTTCTGTCTGCATCGGCGGGATATTTTCCGGACGCAAATCCGGGCGATCTTGCGCGCCAGCGTGCGGGGGAATGTGAAATTGATGTATCCGATGGTTTCGATGACGCGGGAGATCGAGGAGGCCAACACGCTGGTGGCGGAATGCAAGGCGGAGCTGCGGGCGGAGGGGCGGGCATTTGATGACTCGATGGAGATTGGGGCGATGATCGAGGTGCCCTCGGCGGTGCTGGTGGCCGATGCCCTGGCCCGGCGGGTAAAGTTCTTCAGCATCGGGACGAACGATTTGATCCAGTACACGCTGGCGGTGGACCGGATGAACGAGCATGTGGCGCATCTTTATCAGCCCACGCATCCGGCGATACTCAAACTCATCCGGGAGACGGTGGAGGCGGCGCATCGGCAGGGCATCTGGGTGGGGGTATGCGGGGAAATGGCGGGCGATCCGGTGCTGGTGCCGTTGCTGCTGGGGCTGGGCGTGGATGAGCTGAGCGCCGCGCCCTCGGCGGCGGCTCAGATCAAGTTTTTAATCCGGCGCCTGAAGATGAGCGAGGCCCGGGAGCTGGTGGAATTTGCGCTGCAGAGCGAGGACGCGGGCGAGATTCAGGAACGCTCGCGCCAACTGGCCCGGAATGCGGCGCCCAGTTTGTTTGAGACGGAATTGTGA
- a CDS encoding citrate synthase codes for MNKTATLTIDDKTYTLPVVEGSEGEKAIDISALRQQSGYITLDDGYGNTGSCKSKITFIDGERGILRYRGIPIEELAEKSSFIETAYLIIYGELPNRKQLQRFSDLLTKCENLHEDMKYHFEGFPSTGHPMAILSSMINATSCFYPEVMKGYDPATFDLMAARLISQVRTIAAFAYRKAHGLPIIYPKPSYKYTANFLHMMFSEPYQDYELQPEVVWALDLIFLLHADHEQNCSTATVRFVASSRANLFASAAAGVCALWGPLHGGANQAVIEMLQQIHDSGDDGRKFIEMAKDKTSGKRLMGFGHRVYKNYDPRAKIIKARCDQLLKALKLNDPLLDIAKRLEEAALNDPYFIERKLYPNVDFYSGIIMRAIGIPIEMFTVIFAIGRMPGWIANYKEIMESGDSRIYRPRQIYVGPTMRPYTPLKNRG; via the coding sequence ATGAATAAAACGGCGACGCTGACGATTGATGATAAAACCTATACGCTGCCGGTGGTGGAGGGCAGCGAGGGCGAGAAGGCGATTGACATTTCCGCCCTGCGGCAGCAGAGCGGGTATATCACGTTGGATGATGGCTACGGGAATACCGGCTCGTGCAAGAGCAAGATCACGTTTATTGATGGAGAGCGGGGCATCCTGCGCTATCGGGGGATTCCGATTGAGGAGCTGGCGGAGAAGTCGTCCTTCATTGAGACGGCCTATTTGATCATCTACGGGGAGCTGCCGAATCGGAAGCAGTTGCAGCGGTTTTCGGATTTGTTGACCAAGTGCGAGAATCTGCACGAGGACATGAAGTATCACTTTGAGGGGTTCCCCTCGACGGGGCATCCGATGGCGATCCTGTCCTCGATGATCAACGCGACGAGCTGTTTTTATCCGGAGGTGATGAAGGGGTATGATCCGGCAACGTTTGATTTGATGGCGGCGCGGTTGATTTCGCAGGTGCGCACGATTGCGGCCTTTGCGTATCGGAAGGCGCACGGGCTGCCGATCATTTATCCCAAGCCCAGCTACAAGTACACGGCCAACTTTCTGCACATGATGTTCAGCGAGCCCTACCAGGATTACGAGCTGCAACCGGAGGTGGTGTGGGCGCTGGATTTAATTTTCCTGCTGCATGCCGACCACGAGCAGAACTGCTCGACGGCGACGGTGCGTTTTGTGGCGTCGAGCCGGGCCAATTTGTTTGCCTCGGCGGCGGCGGGGGTGTGCGCGTTGTGGGGGCCGCTGCATGGCGGGGCCAATCAGGCGGTCATTGAGATGCTGCAGCAGATTCACGACAGCGGGGATGATGGGCGCAAGTTCATCGAGATGGCCAAGGACAAGACGAGCGGCAAGCGGTTGATGGGTTTTGGGCATCGGGTGTACAAGAATTATGATCCGCGCGCCAAAATCATCAAGGCGCGGTGCGATCAGTTGCTCAAGGCGCTGAAATTGAATGATCCGCTGCTGGACATCGCCAAGCGTCTGGAAGAGGCGGCCTTGAATGATCCGTACTTTATTGAGCGCAAGTTATATCCGAATGTGGACTTTTACAGCGGCATCATCATGCGTGCCATTGGCATCCCCATCGAGATGTTCACGGTAATTTTCGCCATTGGCCGCATGCCCGGCTGGATCGCCAATTACAAGGAGATCATGGAGAGCGGCGACAGCCGGATTTATCGCCCGCGGCAGATTTATGTGGGGCCAACGATGCGCCCATATACTCCGTTGAAGAATCGGGGTTGA
- a CDS encoding cellulase family glycosylhydrolase — protein MAGGAPAAPDPQVVGGVDISRWRGFNLLEKFTLRQNAPYVEDDFRWIAELGFNYVRLPVDYRCYVQTNNWLEFREEVLKHFDQAIAYGDKYNIHVSINLHRAPGFCINPPAEPTNLWTEEAPLEAFVAHWVMFARRYKEVPSSRLSFNLLNEPTRHTREQYLKVFSRAIEAIQAVDPRRLIIVDGMNVGSQPVKEFLRYSNVVQATRGYHPGTISHYRANWVQGSDQWAEPVWPPVPVNGMLYGPAKPEYQSPLTLQGKFPAGTRLVLQVQQISVKARLAAKADGEALGELLCDPGVQKQDWKVSPESRQYTYHEPVNPLRWTVTLPKAAEEVTVANVEGDWVRLREITLTLPGGRTNVVRPDAPWGRKQSPLRVDASGRFLPPAGVSADQTLRDFLKPWVEIQAAGQGVFVGEWGCFNRTPHPVALAWMKDWLELWKQHRMGWALWNFRGSFGILDSGRNDVNYEDFHGHKLDRQMLQLLQQYLKY, from the coding sequence ATGGCTGGCGGAGCCCCGGCGGCGCCGGATCCGCAGGTGGTGGGCGGAGTGGATATATCGAGGTGGCGTGGGTTTAACCTGCTCGAAAAATTCACGCTGCGCCAGAATGCGCCTTATGTGGAGGACGATTTTCGCTGGATTGCCGAGCTGGGATTTAATTACGTGCGGCTGCCGGTGGATTATCGCTGTTACGTTCAGACCAACAACTGGCTGGAGTTTCGGGAGGAGGTGTTGAAGCATTTTGACCAGGCGATTGCCTACGGGGACAAGTACAACATCCACGTATCCATCAATCTGCATCGGGCCCCGGGCTTTTGCATCAACCCCCCGGCTGAGCCGACCAATTTGTGGACGGAAGAGGCTCCGTTGGAGGCATTTGTAGCGCATTGGGTGATGTTTGCGCGGCGATACAAGGAGGTGCCCTCGTCCCGGCTGAGTTTCAACCTGCTGAACGAGCCGACGCGGCACACCCGGGAGCAATATCTGAAGGTCTTTTCGCGGGCGATCGAGGCCATTCAGGCGGTGGATCCCCGGCGGCTGATCATTGTGGACGGAATGAATGTAGGCTCCCAGCCGGTGAAGGAATTTTTGCGCTATTCCAATGTGGTGCAGGCCACGCGGGGGTACCATCCGGGCACGATATCCCATTACCGTGCCAATTGGGTGCAGGGCAGCGATCAGTGGGCGGAGCCGGTGTGGCCGCCGGTGCCGGTGAATGGGATGTTGTACGGGCCGGCCAAGCCAGAATACCAATCGCCGTTGACCCTGCAGGGAAAATTTCCGGCCGGCACCAGGCTGGTGTTGCAGGTGCAGCAAATCTCGGTCAAAGCGCGGCTGGCTGCCAAGGCGGATGGAGAAGCGTTGGGTGAATTGCTGTGCGATCCGGGCGTGCAGAAACAGGATTGGAAAGTGTCACCGGAAAGCCGGCAGTACACCTACCATGAGCCGGTGAATCCCTTGCGGTGGACGGTGACATTACCCAAGGCCGCCGAGGAAGTGACCGTGGCCAATGTGGAAGGGGATTGGGTGCGGCTGCGGGAGATTACCCTAACGCTTCCGGGGGGCAGGACCAACGTGGTGCGTCCGGATGCCCCATGGGGCCGGAAGCAAAGCCCGCTGCGGGTGGATGCCAGCGGCCGATTCCTGCCGCCAGCCGGCGTGTCCGCCGATCAAACGCTGCGGGATTTTCTCAAGCCCTGGGTGGAAATTCAGGCGGCGGGGCAGGGGGTGTTTGTGGGGGAGTGGGGATGCTTCAACCGCACCCCGCATCCGGTGGCTCTGGCCTGGATGAAGGACTGGCTGGAGTTGTGGAAGCAGCATCGGATGGGTTGGGCGTTGTGGAATTTCCGCGGGAGTTTCGGGATATTGGACAGTGGCCGGAATGACGTGAATTACGAGGATTTCCACGGGCACAAACTGGACCGGCAGATGTTGCAATTGTTGCAGCAGTATTTGAAGTATTAA
- a CDS encoding glycoside hydrolase family 16 protein: MRKHTRVWAWGRAVGLACWLGTLGLQAAQWELVWADEFNGTGLPDPAKWDYEEGWIRNNELQYYTRGRLENCRQENGVLVIEGRKEKFRNPHFRPDADPKSRKSGREYAEYTAASINTLGKASFLYGRVEVRAKLPQGRGVWPAIWMMGTNRVTVGWPRCGEIDIMEFVGKAPTNVHATVHWFGEGRHQSLGGKIVTNAPYDGFHIYAVEWFPDRMDFYFDHIKYFTYPTDKAGAGPDNPFRKPHYLLINLALGGSWGGTMDDAVLPQKYLIDYVRVYRQKP; the protein is encoded by the coding sequence ATGCGAAAACACACACGCGTTTGGGCATGGGGCCGGGCCGTTGGACTGGCCTGCTGGCTGGGGACTCTGGGGTTGCAGGCGGCACAATGGGAGTTGGTGTGGGCCGACGAGTTCAACGGGACGGGACTGCCGGATCCGGCCAAGTGGGACTATGAAGAAGGGTGGATCCGGAATAATGAGCTGCAATATTACACCCGCGGGCGGCTGGAAAATTGCCGGCAGGAAAATGGGGTGCTGGTGATTGAGGGGCGCAAGGAGAAATTCCGCAACCCCCATTTTCGGCCAGACGCTGATCCCAAGAGCCGCAAATCCGGCCGGGAATATGCGGAATACACCGCGGCAAGCATCAACACGCTGGGGAAGGCCAGTTTCCTGTATGGGCGGGTGGAGGTGCGAGCCAAGCTGCCCCAAGGTCGGGGGGTGTGGCCGGCGATTTGGATGATGGGCACCAACCGGGTGACGGTGGGCTGGCCGCGCTGCGGGGAGATTGACATTATGGAATTTGTGGGCAAAGCCCCGACTAATGTGCATGCCACAGTGCACTGGTTTGGGGAGGGCAGGCACCAATCGCTGGGAGGAAAGATTGTGACGAATGCGCCCTACGATGGTTTTCATATTTACGCCGTGGAATGGTTTCCGGACCGGATGGATTTTTACTTTGATCATATCAAATATTTTACCTACCCCACCGACAAGGCCGGGGCGGGACCCGACAATCCCTTTCGGAAGCCGCATTATTTGCTGATAAATCTGGCTCTGGGCGGCTCCTGGGGAGGAACGATGGACGATGCCGTGCTGCCGCAGAAATACCTGATTGATTACGTGCGGGTGTATCGGCAGAAGCCGTAG
- a CDS encoding sugar isomerase domain-containing protein codes for MKPAEAYLAKAREIIACVAGQMAAIEQAADWFAEAILAGRMVHVFGTGQCRAMVEEFWPRNGSFPGFHPIVELALSAPNPVGANGPRQAMYLENTPGLAEQILKNFALHRKDAALIITSSGCSVVPVEMAALFQKRGIRVVALVSVRHSAVSASRHAEGRKVQDFADLVLDTGAPTGDALITVEGIEEPVGSASTLGGCLVINCLKVEVARRLVQGGHPPRVLVAPALAGQERAHGLFELAVAEQARLLAKLHQELEAQTESMTSFRRRAPEKPPEEFDTGSFFIT; via the coding sequence ATGAAACCCGCAGAAGCCTACCTGGCCAAGGCCAGGGAAATTATTGCCTGTGTGGCGGGGCAGATGGCAGCCATTGAACAGGCAGCGGATTGGTTTGCCGAGGCCATTCTGGCCGGGCGCATGGTGCACGTCTTTGGGACCGGGCAATGTCGCGCGATGGTGGAGGAGTTTTGGCCGCGCAACGGGTCATTTCCCGGATTTCATCCCATTGTCGAGCTGGCTCTCAGCGCGCCCAATCCGGTGGGAGCCAATGGCCCGCGGCAGGCGATGTATTTGGAAAATACACCCGGTTTGGCGGAGCAAATTCTGAAGAACTTTGCGCTGCACCGCAAAGACGCCGCGCTCATCATCACGTCGAGCGGCTGCAGTGTGGTGCCGGTGGAAATGGCCGCTTTATTTCAAAAACGGGGCATCCGGGTGGTGGCACTGGTGAGTGTGCGGCATTCGGCGGTGAGCGCCTCGCGGCATGCGGAGGGGCGTAAGGTGCAGGATTTTGCAGATTTGGTGTTGGACACGGGGGCGCCGACGGGGGATGCGCTGATAACGGTGGAGGGGATTGAGGAGCCGGTGGGGAGTGCTTCCACCTTGGGGGGGTGTCTGGTGATTAATTGCCTGAAAGTGGAAGTGGCGCGCAGGCTGGTGCAAGGGGGGCATCCGCCGAGGGTGTTGGTGGCGCCAGCGCTGGCGGGTCAGGAGCGGGCTCATGGTTTGTTTGAGCTGGCGGTGGCGGAGCAGGCCCGTTTGTTGGCCAAACTGCATCAGGAACTGGAGGCGCAAACGGAATCCATGACCAGTTTTCGCCGGCGGGCGCCGGAGAAGCCGCCGGAGGAATTTGATACCGGCTCCTTTTTTATCACCTGA
- a CDS encoding HAD hydrolase-like protein, producing the protein MVRLALFDIDGTLIRTHGAGVKAFARAFAVEFGLGNGTETMSFAGRTDTSLVREFLRQHGREATPEDMRRFFDCYIFLLDHYLRESTGGVIPGVTQFITALQTQHPPPVLGLLTGNIRLGAEIKLRHFGLWGPFVTGAFADDHEDRNEIARIALARGRALLGDSLQPHEVLVVGDTPHDIRCGRAIGAKTLAVATGGATLSELQHHAPDWAVATLENFPLEALQ; encoded by the coding sequence ATGGTCCGGCTGGCCCTGTTTGATATTGACGGCACGCTCATCCGCACTCACGGCGCGGGAGTCAAGGCTTTTGCCCGGGCTTTTGCTGTTGAATTCGGCCTCGGCAACGGCACGGAAACCATGAGTTTCGCCGGCCGCACAGACACCAGTCTGGTGCGGGAATTCCTGCGCCAGCACGGCCGGGAAGCCACCCCGGAAGACATGCGCCGCTTTTTTGACTGCTACATCTTCCTGCTCGATCACTACCTCCGCGAGTCCACCGGCGGCGTTATTCCGGGCGTAACGCAATTTATCACGGCCCTGCAAACGCAACACCCTCCCCCCGTCCTGGGCTTGCTGACCGGCAACATCCGCCTTGGCGCCGAAATCAAACTGCGCCATTTTGGCCTCTGGGGGCCCTTTGTCACCGGCGCTTTTGCCGATGATCACGAGGACCGCAACGAAATTGCCCGCATCGCCCTGGCCCGCGGCCGCGCCCTCCTGGGAGACTCTCTGCAGCCCCACGAAGTCCTGGTGGTGGGCGATACCCCCCATGACATCCGCTGTGGCCGCGCCATCGGCGCCAAAACCCTCGCAGTCGCCACCGGCGGCGCGACGCTGTCCGAACTTCAACACCATGCCCCAGATTGGGCCGTCGCCACCCTGGAAAATTTTCCGCTCGAAGCGCTGCAATGA
- a CDS encoding MBL fold metallo-hydrolase: MAKSRRKWLKYTLMAAGVGAVTGAWWVQHSKSRLARILRMLSSDYFRRMAAPSHRPEPQQWSDRHVTLSWLGHATTLINFLGIRLLLDPVFSQRVGPVGWLGNVGPKRYIAPALGVAELPEVELILLSHAHYDHFDRPTLRQLPKQATVITAPETSDLLEGMGFRVVKELDWNERYVFRNGGGELEVQAVQVRHWGQRWPNKKVRGYNGYILRREGRSVLFAGDTAMTPLFKQHRRLGPFDLAIMPIAAYDPWIWNHCTPEEAVEMANDAGARFIAPVHHETFKLSDEPMDEPVRRFCRALADEPSRIAWRRVGETFALNEQGVAVKVQRSSA; the protein is encoded by the coding sequence ATGGCCAAAAGCCGCCGGAAGTGGCTGAAATACACGCTCATGGCCGCCGGTGTGGGGGCGGTAACGGGGGCGTGGTGGGTGCAGCATTCGAAGAGCCGTTTGGCGCGGATATTGCGTATGTTAAGTTCTGATTATTTCCGGCGCATGGCCGCGCCGTCGCACCGGCCCGAGCCGCAGCAGTGGTCGGATCGCCATGTTACTTTGAGCTGGCTGGGGCACGCCACCACCTTGATTAATTTCCTGGGAATCCGGCTATTGTTGGATCCGGTGTTCAGTCAGCGGGTGGGGCCGGTGGGGTGGTTGGGGAACGTTGGTCCCAAGCGATATATAGCGCCGGCGTTGGGGGTGGCGGAGCTGCCGGAGGTGGAGCTTATTCTGCTGTCTCATGCGCATTATGACCATTTTGACCGCCCCACATTGCGCCAACTGCCAAAACAGGCCACGGTCATTACGGCGCCGGAGACGAGTGATTTGCTGGAGGGCATGGGTTTCAGGGTGGTGAAGGAGCTGGATTGGAATGAGCGATACGTTTTCCGGAATGGGGGCGGAGAGCTGGAGGTGCAGGCGGTGCAGGTGCGGCATTGGGGGCAGCGCTGGCCCAACAAAAAGGTGCGGGGATACAACGGCTACATTTTGCGGCGGGAGGGGCGGTCGGTGTTATTTGCCGGAGATACCGCCATGACGCCGCTGTTCAAACAGCACCGGCGGTTGGGGCCGTTTGATTTGGCCATCATGCCGATTGCGGCGTATGACCCCTGGATTTGGAATCATTGCACGCCGGAGGAGGCGGTGGAGATGGCCAATGATGCGGGGGCGCGTTTCATTGCGCCGGTGCATCATGAGACCTTCAAGCTGAGTGATGAACCGATGGATGAACCCGTGCGGCGGTTTTGTCGGGCGCTGGCGGACGAGCCTTCCCGGATTGCGTGGCGGCGGGTGGGGGAGACGTTTGCGCTGAATGAGCAGGGGGTGGCGGTCAAAGTTCAGCGGTCTTCGGCATAG
- a CDS encoding endonuclease/exonuclease/phosphatase family protein translates to MRVLILVFISLCLLLAGLSSAAAAEKIRLAHYNLENYLDQPAGTRPAKTPEARAKIRESIRALQPDVISLVEMGSTNALLELRDSLQAEGLSLPHWEWVRGWDTNIHVALLSRLPLVARRPHTNLTYLLYGRRFHVSRAFLEVDLQGPKGYQFTLIAVHLKSRRPIPEGDEAEMREQEARLLREIIETRLTANPKLNLVVLGDFNDTKDSRTLRTVLGRANARNGLVDTRPAERNGDSLPPLNNRQDARRITWTHYYGLEDSYSRIDYILLSKGMAAEWIPEETYVLALPNWGLASDHRPIVATIYAEDR, encoded by the coding sequence ATGCGCGTTCTAATACTTGTTTTTATTAGTCTCTGCCTGCTCCTGGCCGGCCTTTCGTCGGCGGCCGCCGCGGAGAAAATCCGCCTTGCCCATTACAATCTCGAAAATTACCTGGACCAACCCGCCGGCACCCGCCCCGCCAAAACCCCGGAAGCCCGCGCCAAAATCCGAGAGAGCATCCGCGCCCTCCAACCCGACGTCATTTCCCTCGTCGAAATGGGCAGCACCAATGCCCTGTTGGAGCTGCGCGATTCCCTGCAGGCCGAGGGACTTTCCCTGCCCCATTGGGAATGGGTGCGCGGCTGGGACACCAACATTCACGTCGCCCTGCTGAGTCGCCTGCCCCTTGTTGCCCGCCGACCGCACACCAACCTGACCTACCTGCTCTACGGGCGCCGCTTTCATGTCAGCCGTGCCTTTCTGGAGGTGGATTTGCAGGGACCCAAAGGTTACCAGTTCACCCTGATCGCCGTGCATCTCAAATCCCGCCGCCCCATTCCCGAAGGCGACGAAGCCGAAATGCGGGAACAGGAGGCCCGCCTCCTCCGGGAAATCATTGAGACCCGCCTGACCGCCAATCCCAAGCTGAATCTGGTCGTTCTAGGTGACTTCAACGACACCAAGGACAGCCGGACATTGCGCACCGTCCTCGGCCGGGCCAACGCCCGCAATGGTTTGGTGGATACCCGACCCGCCGAGCGTAACGGCGACAGCCTGCCTCCTCTCAATAACCGGCAGGATGCACGCCGCATCACCTGGACGCATTATTACGGCCTGGAAGACTCCTACAGCCGCATTGACTACATCCTCCTGAGCAAAGGCATGGCCGCCGAGTGGATCCCCGAGGAAACCTATGTCCTCGCCCTGCCCAATTGGGGGCTGGCCTCCGATCATCGCCCCATCGTGGCCACGATCTATGCCGAAGACCGCTGA
- a CDS encoding glutathione S-transferase family protein, whose translation MMVLVQFPWSPFCLVQRRILEYSGAKYKLHNIPCTDRRLVWRLTRQRYYQVPILKDGRNVIFETDHESQVIAKYVDNALGLDLFPRSLAGVQNILWRHIENEIEEVCFKLNDIYFREFVPAREHLEFIRFKERKFGRGCLEQWRRQQVTLLEELQRRLLPFEQMLTTRPFLLEERPRFVDFDLYGMLANFLYSGHYQLPAPHNRLAEWYQRMDTCRRTDFSL comes from the coding sequence ATGATGGTTTTGGTGCAATTTCCGTGGAGCCCGTTTTGCCTGGTGCAACGGCGCATCCTGGAGTATTCAGGGGCAAAATATAAGCTGCATAACATTCCATGCACGGATCGCCGGCTGGTGTGGCGGTTGACCCGGCAGCGGTATTATCAGGTGCCGATTCTCAAGGATGGCCGGAATGTGATTTTTGAGACGGATCACGAGTCGCAGGTTATCGCCAAATACGTGGATAACGCCCTGGGTCTGGACTTGTTTCCACGCTCACTCGCCGGGGTGCAGAATATTTTGTGGCGGCACATTGAAAACGAAATTGAAGAAGTTTGTTTCAAGCTGAACGACATTTATTTCCGGGAGTTTGTGCCGGCAAGGGAGCATTTGGAATTCATCCGGTTCAAGGAGCGGAAATTCGGGCGGGGTTGCCTGGAGCAATGGCGGCGGCAGCAGGTGACGCTGTTGGAGGAGCTGCAACGGCGGCTGCTGCCGTTTGAGCAGATGTTGACTACCCGCCCGTTTTTGTTGGAGGAGCGTCCGCGATTTGTGGATTTTGATTTATACGGCATGCTGGCCAATTTTTTGTACAGCGGTCATTACCAGTTGCCGGCGCCCCACAACCGGCTGGCCGAGTGGTATCAGCGCATGGACACCTGCCGCCGAACTGACTTCAGCCTGTGA